The following nucleotide sequence is from Flavimarina sp. Hel_I_48.
GAATATCTGGACCTATTTTGTGGAAAACGAACTTTTGTTCAATACAGATGGCGAACTTCTAAACCGTTTTATAAATCCGGCGCCTTTTTCAAAATTCCAGATGGAATTTGACCGGGAATCGCCGCCGCGCCTGGGCAGGTTTATAGGCTGGCAAATGGTGAATGCCTATGCCGAAAAAAAAGACATAGCGCTGCAGGAATTGATGCAGCTATCAACTGATGAGATTTTTAATAACGCAACATACAAACCACGTAAATAATGGCTAAAATCATAAAAACGCAGATCAATATAAATGTAGACCTTGATGAAAACAGGGTGCCAGAAACTATTTCCTGGACCGCAGAAGATGGCGGCGTAAAAATGGAACCTGCCAAAGCGATGCTGCTTTCCCTCTGGGATCACAAAACGCAGGAGGCTGCGCGAATAGATTTATGGACGAAGGATATGCCGGTAGATGAGATGAAAAAGTTTTTCCACCAGACGCTTGTGGGTATGACCCAGACATTTCACCGCGCGACAAATGATGATAAAATGACTGCGACGATGCAGGATTTTTGCGATTATTTTGCAGAAAAACTGGAACTGAAGAAGAGTTGAAAAAACGTATCGTGTATACTGTTTGTAGCTAAAACAATGTATAATCTACATTTTAAAATAATGAAAACGTCAAACTTTATAGCATGAAACTCATCTTCATTTATAACGCAAACTCTGGTAAGCTGAATCTTTACAAGGATATTGCGCATAAGATTTTTAGTCCGCAGACATATCCCTGCAGTTTGTGCGCAATAACTTTTGGGGTTCTTAAAGAGGAAGAAAACTGGAAGAAATTTAGGGAGCAATCGGCTATTACAATGGAATTTCACCACATTGATGAATTTACCTCAAAATACCGTTCTAAATGGCTGAGAAAGTTCGATTTTCCGGTGATTTTAGCTGAAAATGGGGAGAATTTAGAGATTTTTGCTTCTAAAGAGGAATTGGATGCGCTGAAAGATTCTGGGGAGTTGATAGCATTGATTGAAGAAAGGGCAACTACTGTAGAATGAAATTTGTATGCTGTAGATTGAATAGCGTAAAAATGTTTTGACCTTTAGGGTACAATATACAGGTAACGTTATGGAGTTTTCAAATGTTTTTCTAACTCCAGTTTGTGTTGCATACGCGCTATAGAAAAATCTTTAGATCTATCATCAAGAATTTTAATCAATATAAGATCGATCGAAATTAGTTTATGGAGGTTTGCTGAATGTATAGTAGTGAACTCTGATTTATTAATCAAGATATAAAGGAGATCGATTAATTTTTCAAGATGTGCCGGGTGTATTTCTTTTAATTTCTCGTTTAAGTCCCGTGGAGTTGCATTAATAAGTTCTTCAATAGAAAAATCGAAATTGATATTCAAAATCGTATCGATTTCATTGAAATTATCCTGAGGAATTTTAGAACTGGCCCCGGTGATTTTCTCAATTAAGGTTTGGAGAACTAAAGAAAGCCTCTGAATCTCACGTTGTATATAATCTTTTTCATATTCCAAAGTGTCGCTTTTCTAACTTTCAAACGAAGAAAAATTGTACTGTATGTTATAAAATATTTTGGTTTTATCCAATGCATTTTACATTATTCAAAACCTGTAAGCTGCAACATTGAACCTGCAACGAAAGTTACTCCTTCATTCCTTCATTAATCCCATCAATGTAAGCTAGAATTTCATCCCGGCCTGTAGTATTTGTAGCGCTGCTCACAAAATAATTTGGCATTTCCAGCCAGACGCCTTCTAGTAATGTCGCTTTATAGACTTCAATATTGCGCTTCAAAGCCATAGGTTTCAACTTATCAGCTTTTGTGAAAATAATGGAAAAAGGGATTTGGTGCTCGCCCAGATATTCCATAAACTCGAGGTCTATGGGTTGGGGTTCATGACGGCAGTCAATCAATACAAAAGCAGAAATCAACTGCTCGCGCTGTTCAAAATAATTGGTTATGAATTTCTGAAATTCTTTCTTGGCCTTTTTGGAAACGCGGGCATATCCATAACCAGGTAAATCTACCAGAAACCAGTTTGAATTAATGGTAAAATGATTGATAAGTTGGGTTTTTCCTGGTCTTCCCGATGTTTTTGCAAGGTTTTTTCGCTGGGTGAGCATATTGATCAGGGAAGACTTGCCCACATTGGAGCGGCCTATAAATGCGTATTCCGGTAAGCGCTGCTGCGGGCATTTATCTACCTTAGAGTTGCTTATGAGAAATTCAGCCGATTTAATCTGCATCGATAGGTTTTAAAAGGAATAAAATAGGTTTAGGAGCTAATAATTACGCTCCTTGAGCCAATTATGAAGAATTTCGTTAAACTCGTTTGGTCGTTCCATCATCGCGGCATGACCGCATTTGTCTATCCAATAGAGGTTAGAATCTGGTAAGAGTTTATCAAAATCCTGTGCAACCTCTGGTGGGGTCACATTGTCATTTTTTCCCCAGATTATACAAGTGGGCGTATGCATGCTGGGCAAATCATTTCCCATATTGTGGCGAATCGCGCTTTTTGCAATTGCAAGTGTCTTTACAAGTTTGTTGCGATCATTGACCACGGCATAGACATCGTCCACGATTTCTTTAGTGGCCACTGCAGGGTCATAAAAAACATCTTCTGCTTTTTTCTTGATGTACTCGTAATCCCCGCGCTTGGGATAGCTTTCGCCCATGGCATTTTCATAAAGGCCAGAGCTGCCCGTAATGACCAGCGCCTTCATGTTTTCGGGGTACATTTTTGTGTGGTAAAGACCTATATGACCACCAAGGGAATTTCCCAAAAGAATCACTTTTTCAAGTTTTTTGAACTTAAGAAAGTCGTTGAGGTACTTTGCGAATGTTTTGACACCCGTTTTAAGGAGAGGGGTAGAATAGATGGGCAACATGGGGATCACCACTTTGTAACCCTGCTGGGAAAAATAAGAAGTAACGGAATCAAAGTTGCTCAAACTACCCATTAGCCCGTGTAGAACCACGATAGGTGTGCCTTCACCAACTTCTATGTACGTGTATTTCTTTTCCTTTTTTAAATCGTGAGTCATATGCGGTGAGCGTCAAGCTTAGTCACAAATATAGACATTTACACTAAATCGCACCGCAGTACAAACTACTTAAAAAGAATAGTTTTTTAAAATACTGTAATTGAAATAGTAGGCAATCGCCTGACCCTTAAAAAATAGAATTTTAGGGATGAATAGCGATCTTTTTAAAATAAGATAGCCCGCTCTTCTCCACTTTTTACCACACGTCTGATTACTGTAGATCCAGACTTTGTGAAAAGTAGCGGTATCTATATCCTAGAGGGAGCTGCGACCTTCTTTGACTACGGAATAATGTCAAAAACCTAATTTGTTGATAACTAAAAGATAGTCAACAAGTGACGTCATTTATCAACAAAGTGGGTAAAAGTGGTAAAATGTGGTAATAATTTCTCTATATTTGAATTTGTAACGGTCAAAAGCTAACCCCCTCTTGCTCAATATAACAGGAACATATGAATGCAAAATGGACGCTAAAGGTAGGCTAATGTTGCCTACTGCGCTCAAAAAGCAGCTCGCTCCAGAGCTTCAGGATGGTTTTGTGGTAAAACGAGCGGTTTTTAATTCTTGTTTAGAGTTGTATCCCATGGCACAGTGGGATTTATTGATGCAGCGCATGAATAAACTCAACCGTTTCAATAAAAAAAACAACGACTTCATAAGGAAATTTACCGCCGGGGTAAAAATTGTAGAAATAGATACCGCAGGGCGTTTGCTTGTTCCTAAAGACCTTGTTGAATTTGCCCAACTCGAAAAAGAGATTGTTCTTTCCTCAGCCATAAATATTGTAGAAATATGGGATAAAGAGAGCTATGAGAACATCATTGCTGCCGGTGGGGAAGATTTTGAAAATCAGGCTCAGGAAGTTATGGGCGATATAATGGAAATACCAGATGGATTATCATAACCCTGTACTGCTGCATGAAAGTGTGGACGGCCTGGCGATAAAGCCAGATGGCGTCTATGTGGATGTCACCTTTGGTGGTGGTGGGCACTCGCGTGAAATATTAAAGAGATTGGGCGATAAAGGTAGATTGTATGCCTTTGACCAGGATCGTGATGCGTTGTTGAACAAAATCGATGATGATCGTTTTGTGCTTATAGGAGAGAATTTTAGGCATATGAAGCGTTTTTTGCGTTTTAATGGAGCGGGTAAAGTTGACGGTATTTTGGGGGATTTTGGTGTTTCCTCACATCAGTTTGATGTGGCAGAACGTGGTTTCTCAACGCGTTTTGAGTCTGATCTTGATATGCGTATGGATCAGACCCGCCCGCTATCTGCTTTTGAAGTCGTGAATACGTACGGTGAGAAAGAACTGGGCAGGGTTTTTATAGACTATGGCGAACTGCGGAACGGGCCTAAAATAGCCCGTACGATCATTTCAAAGCGTAAAGAAGAACCTGTAAAAACCTCTGAGCAACTTAAAGAATTGCTTGCGCCGTTTTTGCCCGTTAACCGGGAGCATAAAATACTGGCACAGGTTTATCAGGCGATTCGGATTGAGGTCAACCAGGAACTGGAAGCGCTTAAGGAATTTTTACAACAAACCGAAGGCGTGCTCAAAACAAATGGCCGTCTAAGCTTGATCTCCTATCATTCGCTCGAAGATCGATTGGTGAAACGCTATATCCGTAATGGATTGTTTCAGGGAGAACCGGAAAAAGATATGTTCGGGCACTTTGAGGTTCCTTTTAAAAAAGTTGGGAAGCTCATTGTGCCAGGTAAAAAAGAAATAAAAGAAAACAACAGGGCGCGCAGCGCAAAATTGCGCATCGCAGAAAAGGTTGATAATAAAGACAACAATTAATAATAATAACAGTATAACAGCAATAGCAAGTAGGATTTGAAAAACGGCATTTACCACATATTGAAAGGCAAATTTTTGGTAAGCGATGACGCTATGAAAAACTGGCGCATGATCATATTTCTTTCCGTTCTGGCAATTGTTATGATTGCAAGTTCGCACCGCGCAGATCGCAAAGTGCATCAAATTGCTGAATTGAATACAGATGTTAAAGCCCTGCGAAGCGAGTTTGTAGATACCCGCTTACAGGTACGTCGTCTTATTATGGAAAGTGCCGTAACGCGTAAAGTTGCAGATCAGGGATTGCGTCCACCGCTTGTACCACCTAAAAAGATAAGAGTAAAGAAGAATAAAGCCCAGTAGGGCAGCTATATGGCAATAAGTGAAAAAAACATATTGAACCGTATGTACCTGGTCGCCGGGGTGCTTTTTCTTGTCGCTGTCGCAGTGGCCATAAAGCTCGTCGACATACAGGTAGTAGATGGTGATAAATATCGGGAACTTGCTGAAGAACGTACCGAGCGTATGTTTACCATTCCGGCAAACCGCGGGAATTTGTATGCTGGTGATGGTAGCCTGCTGGCAACTTCAGTGCCTAAATATGATATCCGCTTTGATGCCCTGGCACCTTCCGATACTGATTTTGAGGAAAATATAGCGGCATTGGGTAAAGGACTTTCTGGTGCCCTGGGAAGGGAATCGTCGTACTACGTAAACCTCATGCGCAGGGCGCGGGCAAATAAAAACAGATACCTGCTAATCACACGCAACCTTGGTTATTCGCAGTACATGAAAGTGAAAAACCTACCTCTTTTCAACAAGGGGCCATACAAAGGCGGTATCATTACAGAGCAACATATAGAGCGGGAGCATCCTCTCAATAAAATGGCGGAACGCACCGTGGGTTACGAGCGACGTGATGAGAATGGTTACTATACACGTGTAGGGCTTGAAGGGGCTTTCGGTACGTATCTGCGTGGAAAAGAAGGCAGAAGGCTTAAACAGCGTATCGCCAAAGGCCAGTGGAAGCCTATGGGTCTCAACAATATAGTAGAGCCGGAAGATGGTTATGACGTGATCTCTACAATAGATGTGAATATTCAGGATGTGGCGCACCATGCACTGCTGGGAACGTTAGAGAAATTTGAGGCAGAACACGGTTGTGTTGTGGTAATGGAGACTAAAACCGGTGAGATCAAGGCAATATCTAATTTGGGCCGCACCAGTGATGGCACCTATTATGAAGACCGCAATTATGCCGTTTATGAATCGCACGAGCCAGGTTCTACGTTTAAGCTCATGGCACTCGCAGCGGCTCTTGATGATAAAGTCATTGATAGCAGTACGGTAGTGGATACCGAAAACGGCCGTGTAAAATTTTACAATCGTACCGTTTATGATTCCCACTGGGGCGGCTACGGAAAAATTTCAGCTGCGAAAGCTTTTGAACTTTCTTCAAATACTGCTTTTGCAAAACTCATCAATGAGAGTTATAAGGACAATCCAGAACGGTTTATCAGAAGCCTTCAGGATATGGATATTGATCATAAAATAGGTCTTTCCATAAAAGGGGAGGGCAATCCACATATTCCCATTCCCGGCGATAAAGACTGGTACGGTACCACCCTGCCGTGGATGGCATTTGGATACGGGGTTTCCCTGACGCCATTACAGATCCTTACGTTTTATAACGCTATAGCAAACGATGGGGAGATGGTAAAACCACGCTTTATCCGTGAGATTAAAAAGTGGGATGCTTCCGTAGAAAAATTTGATAAAGAAGTAATAAATCCGCAAATCTGTTCGCAGGAAACTATTGATGAGGTCAAGGTGATGATGAAAAACGTTGTGGAACGCGGTACAGCATCCAATATTTATTCGCCCAACTTCTCAATGGCCGGAAAAACGGGAACCTGCCAAACGGAATACTGGATAGAGGGAGGTAGATATATTGCCTCATTTGCAGGTTATTTCCCCGCTGAAAACCCTGAATATTCCTGTATCGTGGTGGTTCATAAACCCAACAAAAAACTAGGCTATTATGGTAATGTGGTCGCTGCACCGGTTTTTAAACAAATTGCCCAGAAAATCTACAGTGATACACCGCTCGTTGATGAGGTAGAATTGCCCAAAGTAAACACGACCGCCGTAGATCAGGATTATGAAGCATATTACAAAAAAGTGCAAAAGGGGTACGCCACGGTGCCAAATGTAAAAGGAATGAGCGGTATGGATGCAGTTTCCCTTTTAGAAAACATGGGCCTTAAAGTTCATTTTAAAGGAACTGGAAAAGTAGAGCTACAATCCCTAATACCGGGTGAAAAAGTAGCTAAAAACCAACAAATAACACTGCAATTGTCATGAATATACTAAAAGACATATTGTACAAAGTTACCCTTGATTCTGTCGTAGGGAGTACTATCGTGGCGGTCACTTCTATTCATTATGACTCACGACAAGTCGGTTTGAATGACGTTTTCGTAGCCATTAAAGGTACACACAGTGATGGACACGATTATATAAAAAAGGCAGAAGACGCCGGGGCGATTGCTATTGTTTGTGAAACCTTGCCAAAGCGTTTTGTAAATGGGATTACCTATATAAAGACAAACAATACGCACAGTGCGCTGGCGATCATGGCGGCCAATTTTTATGAACATCCTTCAGAAAACCTGAAACTGGTGGGAATTACCGGTACTAATGGTAAAACGACCATCGCTAGCCTTTTGCACCGTCTTTTTGCTGATGCAGGTTATAAAACGGGACTGCTTTCCACCGTGAAAATTGTTGTTGGCGATACAGAACATAAGGCAACGCATACCACGCCAGATCCACTTGTGATCAATAAATACCTAAGCGAAATGAACGCTGCCGGGGTAGAATTCTGCTTTATGGAAGTGAGTTCGCACGGTATCCATCAGAAGCGCACCGAAGGTTTGCATTTTGCCGGCGGAATTTTTACCAATCTTACGCATGATCACCTGGATTACCATGACACCTTCGCAGAATATCGCGATGTTAAAAAAGCATTCTTTGATAATTTGCCCAAAACTGCTTTTGCACTGGTAAACGTAGACGATAAGAATGGTCAGATTATGGTGCAAAATACCAGGGCTAAAAAAGTGACCTACGCATTAAAATCATATGCTGACTATAAAGCACTGATTTTAGAAAATCAATTTTCTGGCTTGCTGCTCAAAATTAATGGCAATGAAGTCTGGTCAAAGTTGATAGGCACTTTCAACGCGTACAATCTTTTGGCCATTTACGCCACGGCAGATTTGCTGGGTCTTGAGGAAATGGAGGCCCTCCAGCTTATTAGCGGACTAAAAAGTGTGAGTGGCCGGTTTCAATATTTTATTTCTGAAAGAAAAATTACCGCGATCGTTGATTATGCCCATACGCCAGATGCGCTGCAAAATGTGTTGGAGACCATAAATGACATTCGTACAAAAAACGAAGAACTTATTACCGTTGTGGGTTGTGGTGGCGACCGCGATAAGACAAAAAGGCCAAAAATGGCAAATATAGCCTCAACGCTAAGCACAAAGGCGATTCTCACCAGTGATAATCCCCGTACCGAAAACCCGGAAACCATTATTGAAGAAATGGAAAATGGTGTGGAACCTTTAAATGTAAAGAAAATTCTAAGTATCACAAACAGGAAGCAGGCCATTAAAACGGCTTGCCAGATGGCGCAGGAAAATGACATTATCCTCATAGCCGGTAAAGGCCACGAGACCTATCAGGAAGTAAATGGCGTGCGCAGTGATTTTGACGATTACAAAATAGTAAAAGAGCTTTTAAGCGAACTTAATAAATAGCAGTTTCCGGCAGTTGGCGGAACAATGATTAACACTTATGTTGTACTACTTGTTTGATTATTTAGAGCAGCAATATAACCTGACGGGAGCCAGTCTTTTTGGTTTTATCTCGTTCCGGGCATCCCTTGCTATTCTACTTTCCCTTGCGATTTCTACCATCTGGGGAAAGAGGATCATACTGTATTTACAGCGCAAACAATTGGGCGAATCCATACGCGATCTAGGCCTTGAAGGTCAGGTAGAAAAAGCGGGAACCCCTACCATGGGCGGTCTGATTATTATTATAGCTACGCTGATCCCCGTAGTGCTTTTTGCCAGGCTTGATAATATTTATGTGCTCCTGCTTATAGTCACTACTTTGTGGATGGGAGCTATAGGATTTCTGGATGATTATTTAAAAATCAAGCAAAAAAACAAAGAAGGCCTTGCCGGAAAATTTAAAATCATAGGTCAGGTAGGATTGGGCGTTATTGTGGGCGCAACCATTTTCTTTCATCCGGATATCACGATAAAAGAAGAGATGGCAAATTCAAAAAATAAGCAGGAACTCCTTACCCAGAACAGTGAAGATGAATTTTCTGGAGAAGAAAAATCGCTTACCACCACCATTCCTTTTGTAAAGAACAATGAAGTGGATTATGCCAAGATCGTGAGTTGGCTGGGGGATGAATATGTGAAATATGCATGGCTCATTTTTATACCTATCGTAATTTTTATAGTTACGGCGGTTTCCAATGGAGCAAACCTTACGGATGGTATTGATGGGCTGGCGGCAGGATCTTCGGCAATAATTGTATTGACGCTGGGACTTTTTGCATGGATTTCGGGTAACATTATATTCAGTGATTACCTCAATGTAATGTTTATACCGCGTACCGGTGAAATGGTGATTTTCATTACCGCTTTTGCGGGAGCATTAGTAGGTTTTATATGGTACAATACGTATCCCGCCCAGGTTTTTATGGGCGATACCGGCAGTCTTACCATAGGTGGTGTCATTGCGGTAATCGCGATCGCTATAAGAAAAGAATTGCTTATACCCATTCTCTGTGGAATTTTCTTTATGGAAACGCTTTCGGTGGTTTTGCAGGTTAGCTGGTTTAAGTACACAAAGAAAAAAACGGGAGAAGGCAGGCGTATTTTCCTGATGTCACCTTTACACCATCATTATCAAAAACGAGGATTGCACGAGAGTAAAATCGTTGTGAGGTTTTGGATTATTGGCATTTTACTGGCAATTATCACCATTGTAACCTTAAAAATCAGGTAAAAATGGCAAAAAAATTGATCATACTTGGTGGCGGTGAATCTGGGATTGGTGCCGCTTTATTGGGTAAAAAGGAAGGTTTTGAAGTGTTTGTATCTGATTTTGGTAAAATCAAAACCAAGTACAAAGATGTTCTTATAAATAATGCCATTGAATGGGAAGAAGGTGGTCATAGTGAATCCCGAATC
It contains:
- a CDS encoding penicillin-binding protein — encoded protein: MAISEKNILNRMYLVAGVLFLVAVAVAIKLVDIQVVDGDKYRELAEERTERMFTIPANRGNLYAGDGSLLATSVPKYDIRFDALAPSDTDFEENIAALGKGLSGALGRESSYYVNLMRRARANKNRYLLITRNLGYSQYMKVKNLPLFNKGPYKGGIITEQHIEREHPLNKMAERTVGYERRDENGYYTRVGLEGAFGTYLRGKEGRRLKQRIAKGQWKPMGLNNIVEPEDGYDVISTIDVNIQDVAHHALLGTLEKFEAEHGCVVVMETKTGEIKAISNLGRTSDGTYYEDRNYAVYESHEPGSTFKLMALAAALDDKVIDSSTVVDTENGRVKFYNRTVYDSHWGGYGKISAAKAFELSSNTAFAKLINESYKDNPERFIRSLQDMDIDHKIGLSIKGEGNPHIPIPGDKDWYGTTLPWMAFGYGVSLTPLQILTFYNAIANDGEMVKPRFIREIKKWDASVEKFDKEVINPQICSQETIDEVKVMMKNVVERGTASNIYSPNFSMAGKTGTCQTEYWIEGGRYIASFAGYFPAENPEYSCIVVVHKPNKKLGYYGNVVAAPVFKQIAQKIYSDTPLVDEVELPKVNTTAVDQDYEAYYKKVQKGYATVPNVKGMSGMDAVSLLENMGLKVHFKGTGKVELQSLIPGEKVAKNQQITLQLS
- the mraZ gene encoding division/cell wall cluster transcriptional repressor MraZ, with protein sequence MLNITGTYECKMDAKGRLMLPTALKKQLAPELQDGFVVKRAVFNSCLELYPMAQWDLLMQRMNKLNRFNKKNNDFIRKFTAGVKIVEIDTAGRLLVPKDLVEFAQLEKEIVLSSAINIVEIWDKESYENIIAAGGEDFENQAQEVMGDIMEIPDGLS
- a CDS encoding UDP-N-acetylmuramoyl-L-alanyl-D-glutamate--2,6-diaminopimelate ligase → MNILKDILYKVTLDSVVGSTIVAVTSIHYDSRQVGLNDVFVAIKGTHSDGHDYIKKAEDAGAIAIVCETLPKRFVNGITYIKTNNTHSALAIMAANFYEHPSENLKLVGITGTNGKTTIASLLHRLFADAGYKTGLLSTVKIVVGDTEHKATHTTPDPLVINKYLSEMNAAGVEFCFMEVSSHGIHQKRTEGLHFAGGIFTNLTHDHLDYHDTFAEYRDVKKAFFDNLPKTAFALVNVDDKNGQIMVQNTRAKKVTYALKSYADYKALILENQFSGLLLKINGNEVWSKLIGTFNAYNLLAIYATADLLGLEEMEALQLISGLKSVSGRFQYFISERKITAIVDYAHTPDALQNVLETINDIRTKNEELITVVGCGGDRDKTKRPKMANIASTLSTKAILTSDNPRTENPETIIEEMENGVEPLNVKKILSITNRKQAIKTACQMAQENDIILIAGKGHETYQEVNGVRSDFDDYKIVKELLSELNK
- the gldC gene encoding gliding motility protein GldC; protein product: MAKIIKTQININVDLDENRVPETISWTAEDGGVKMEPAKAMLLSLWDHKTQEAARIDLWTKDMPVDEMKKFFHQTLVGMTQTFHRATNDDKMTATMQDFCDYFAEKLELKKS
- the mraY gene encoding phospho-N-acetylmuramoyl-pentapeptide-transferase, with product MLYYLFDYLEQQYNLTGASLFGFISFRASLAILLSLAISTIWGKRIILYLQRKQLGESIRDLGLEGQVEKAGTPTMGGLIIIIATLIPVVLFARLDNIYVLLLIVTTLWMGAIGFLDDYLKIKQKNKEGLAGKFKIIGQVGLGVIVGATIFFHPDITIKEEMANSKNKQELLTQNSEDEFSGEEKSLTTTIPFVKNNEVDYAKIVSWLGDEYVKYAWLIFIPIVIFIVTAVSNGANLTDGIDGLAAGSSAIIVLTLGLFAWISGNIIFSDYLNVMFIPRTGEMVIFITAFAGALVGFIWYNTYPAQVFMGDTGSLTIGGVIAVIAIAIRKELLIPILCGIFFMETLSVVLQVSWFKYTKKKTGEGRRIFLMSPLHHHYQKRGLHESKIVVRFWIIGILLAIITIVTLKIR
- the rsmH gene encoding 16S rRNA (cytosine(1402)-N(4))-methyltransferase RsmH; the encoded protein is MDYHNPVLLHESVDGLAIKPDGVYVDVTFGGGGHSREILKRLGDKGRLYAFDQDRDALLNKIDDDRFVLIGENFRHMKRFLRFNGAGKVDGILGDFGVSSHQFDVAERGFSTRFESDLDMRMDQTRPLSAFEVVNTYGEKELGRVFIDYGELRNGPKIARTIISKRKEEPVKTSEQLKELLAPFLPVNREHKILAQVYQAIRIEVNQELEALKEFLQQTEGVLKTNGRLSLISYHSLEDRLVKRYIRNGLFQGEPEKDMFGHFEVPFKKVGKLIVPGKKEIKENNRARSAKLRIAEKVDNKDNN
- a CDS encoding FtsL-like putative cell division protein, with translation MKNGIYHILKGKFLVSDDAMKNWRMIIFLSVLAIVMIASSHRADRKVHQIAELNTDVKALRSEFVDTRLQVRRLIMESAVTRKVADQGLRPPLVPPKKIRVKKNKAQ
- the yihA gene encoding ribosome biogenesis GTP-binding protein YihA/YsxC; this translates as MQIKSAEFLISNSKVDKCPQQRLPEYAFIGRSNVGKSSLINMLTQRKNLAKTSGRPGKTQLINHFTINSNWFLVDLPGYGYARVSKKAKKEFQKFITNYFEQREQLISAFVLIDCRHEPQPIDLEFMEYLGEHQIPFSIIFTKADKLKPMALKRNIEVYKATLLEGVWLEMPNYFVSSATNTTGRDEILAYIDGINEGMKE
- a CDS encoding alpha/beta fold hydrolase, translated to MTHDLKKEKKYTYIEVGEGTPIVVLHGLMGSLSNFDSVTSYFSQQGYKVVIPMLPIYSTPLLKTGVKTFAKYLNDFLKFKKLEKVILLGNSLGGHIGLYHTKMYPENMKALVITGSSGLYENAMGESYPKRGDYEYIKKKAEDVFYDPAVATKEIVDDVYAVVNDRNKLVKTLAIAKSAIRHNMGNDLPSMHTPTCIIWGKNDNVTPPEVAQDFDKLLPDSNLYWIDKCGHAAMMERPNEFNEILHNWLKERNY